The genomic stretch TGTGTAGCATTAAAAACGTCAGCCCGGGTCTCTAGAAggatggagtaagtagtaaatTTTGGAACATATTCCCGTGGTTTGTGTTGCTTGGCAGTCTTAGGCTTCTTGTTGTTGTCCTGGTTACCGCTACTTCCATTCCCATTACTGCATTTTCCATTCTTAGACCATTCTTTGCTCCTTCTGCAGGATTGGTGGTATTTCCAAGATTTGTGTTTCCCTTGCTCGGTAACCGCCTGAGTTGGATTATCCACCTTCCACTCGGCCTCCTCTAGCTTGATGAATTCCTCTGTCCGATCAAGGAACACCTGGGTGGTACGTGCAGCCTTTCTTTTCAAGCTAATCCAGTACAAACTCTTTACCCTAATTCCTgaatttatggctattaatttaCTGTCATCACTAAGGGATTTCACCCTGGTGGCTTCCCACATAAAACGTTGAATGTACTCCTTCAAAGGTTCATTATCTTTCTTTTTTATGTCCACTATGTCATTTGGCTCGGCGGGAAGGGGCGTTGCAGAGGAGAATTGGGAATAGAACATGTGTACAAATCTATCCCATAATGTAATCGATCCTTGCAgtaacttaaaaaaccattgATGGGCAATTTCTGATAGGgtggctgggaagatcctgcacttgGCATCATCCCTAACTCTCTATAAATCAGTCTATAGTTCAAAGTGATGAACATGAGAAACTGTGTCCTCCAGCCAAATATACATTTTCCACGTTGGCATTTTAAATTTCACAGGTATGGGCAGCTGATTCACTCAGTCTGAAAATTGGGAACCTCTCTGCCTTTCCATTTCAATACCTGTTAACTTGGGGGCAGTCAAGTCCCTTACCAGTCGGGTTAACATATCCAGCTaggcttggatgttagggtctgcagctgcctagggctatgCTACATTGTTCGAATCCCAAATTTCCCTGCTGCGATTAAGAGCATCCCAAAGGTATTCACCTCCCATGGGGCCCATCCGGTTGAAAGCAGAATTTAGTCGAGGTCTGCCCCCAGCATTCTTGCTGTCTGCTCGACTTGGCACTAGAGTTACTCCATGGAACCCTCCACCCCAAGGTGGTTGGCTGTTTGGGACATCCTACCATTGTGGGACAAATGGTCCTTTGGGTTGGTTACCTCTCTGGCCTTGATTATCCTGTTGGCGAACTTGTCTTGCTGCCTCATCATGGTCATACCCGTCAGCATAATGGGGCATGTATTTGCTACTAACCTCCAGCTCATCTCTTTGGGACCTTGGTCGGTACTCTTGATGTTGTCTGTATCGACCAGGTTGTTGTGGGTAGTTATGGGGTTGACCATTCCTATTTGGTGTCGGAGCTTGGTGGTTACCATCTCATCCTGCAGCACCACGATTCCTGTCATTGCCGTTACCCTGAGATCTTGGCCGTAAATTTCCTGCTTGGTTCTGTCCCATGACGCGCCTTGGGAGGACCTGCTCATCAGCTGGTAAGGGTCACCTATTATTGTTTTCTTGGGGACCCCGACCAGATATGTGACTTATGTTCGGCCCCTGGTTTCCATTCTGAGGTTGAGCCTCTGGCCCATGCATGACACCTTCATCGAAACCAAAAATAGGAGGGTGTTGTTGGTTTTGGGCAGTAGTTCTAGCCGCG from Humulus lupulus chromosome 5, drHumLupu1.1, whole genome shotgun sequence encodes the following:
- the LOC133779575 gene encoding uncharacterized protein LOC133779575; translated protein: MFYSQFSSATPLPAEPNDIVDIKKKDNEPLKEYIQRFMWEATRVKSLSDDSKLIAINSGIRVKSLYWISLKRKAARTTQVFLDRTEEFIKLEEAEWKVDNPTQAVTEQGKHKSWKYHQSCRRSKEWSKNGKCSNGNGSSGNQDNNKKPKTAKQHKPREYVPKFTTYSILLETRADVFNATHAVVPYKRPPPMRKNVNRQDMIKFCRFHNDYGHKTNECNHLKEEIEFIIRQNSAHLKSVGQR